The region aagcaaaaaatggGGATGCAAATGCCGGTATTTGACTACCCTGATTAGAGAGTGCCTATGTTGCGTGtgtatttaactaaatataatagGGGATGCTGGCGTGTGCCAACTACCTCTCCTTAGCTCCTAAGCTCGTGAGGGAGCGAGGTTGTTCAGAGTtaccaaacttttaatttttcgtTTTCTTTAGAGTGTGGTAGTTGATTTTCGTTTTCAAGATTTGGGTAAATTATGAATGAATGGTTAAGTAATTATTTCAGGGAATGGGATCATATGTGGTTCTATGTCCATACTTGTATTCGATTTTTACTAGGTATAGCTGGTTTCATCTGCGGACTTGTCCTTGAAGATCGTCTTGGTGCTGATGTGTCTACCCACAAGGGTCTTGGGGTCTTCCTTGTTCTTAGATGCCTTTTCAGGTCAGGAAAATCTCAGTACATAATTACTGGATCGATCATGTAATTCAATTGATATGAGTTGTTAAATTCCAAATTTATACCTTTTATTTGttagcaaaggaaaaaaagttaattgaaTATCAAAAGTCTCTGTCTGATTGTGAcctgtattttaatatatactaGCATAATAGCTCTCGGTTCGTAGCggaccaataatatttttttcttcaaatgttaaaaaataaaaagtatggaGAATTTTTTAAGTATCTTAAGTCGGATGACCAATCATTACACAACACTTATGGGTTCTATTGGGAGCATAACCTAATGTTGATGGGTCCAGATGCTAGCAGGACCCATCGCTATTGGGTGTTGATGAGGCCGGTCCCAAAGTTATTGGGTCCGGCTGGGCAACTTGACCCAAAGTTATTGGGTGTTGCTTAGGGCAGGacccaatgctattgggtcCTGCTATTGGATCTCGCTGCGTAACCAGACCCAATATTTTTGGGTGTGGTTGCGGAGCCAGACCTAATATCATTAGATTTGGTGGAAAAGTGATACCCAATAAAATTGGGTCTGGTTGCGGAGTCAGAATGGGTCCGGCTAAGGCCAGACCGAAAGTTATTGGGTCTTGCTATGCAGTTGGACCCAAAGCTATTTTGCGTTGTGCTGAGGGCATGACCTAACACCATTGGATTCTGTTAGATAATCGGGCCCAAAGTTATGGGGTTTTGGTTGACAGCTGAACCCAAAGCTATTATATCCTGTTGATGACAGAATCCAACTCTAATGGGTTCCGCTAGGGGTAGGACTCAACTTTGACAGGTCTTGTTGGGCGGGGGAGGGGGGCTAAAtaagagaaatagaaaaaaatctaaagagaaaaacaaataaaattgacaatatCTAGACCTAATAAACATGGGTCTGGCTCCAGAGCCAAACCCAACAATAGGACCCAGCGTTGATGGGTCTTGCTAGGCAGCTGAACCCAAAGTTATTTTGGATCCTGCTGGGGGGCAAGATCCAAAGCTATTAGGTCCTGTTGGGCAGCTGGACTTAAAGCTACCGAGTCTTGTTGGTAGAAGAACCTAATACTATTGGGTCTTGTTAGGGGTATGACCTATCACTATTGGAATCTTTTGGAAGTAATCTGGATCTGGCTTGGAAGCCAGACTCAACAGCTTTTggcataaaaaatagaaaagacaacaTCCCCAACAATAATTTTTGACTAAACACTACAAAGACAACCCCTTCATAGGTGCTATAGTGCCATCTACAATGCAAATACTTTATCTACAATGCAAATACTTTATGATTACAATGTCATCCACAATGCAATGAGTTTGTatccataatatatatacagtgttttttccacgtgttttaataaaatatataatataataggtGATGGTATTTTTGGCTTGACCAGACAAGTCGTTAAAAGTAAGAAAGTATTGGGATTGGTATCACTACAGTGTGGGGAGgattttgattatatttgtAGTAGCAAATGTCTTTTATGGAATCCATTTAGGTGAAAAGGGACGTGAATGGAATGGAGGCTACGGAGTTGTTTTTGCTATCTTGTTTGTAATTGCTCTTATTTTGGAGGTAAGAATGTGGATgagaaaattaatttcttacacGGATAGGAAAATGAATGAATGCAGATGTACGTTTTAAGAATTTGAAAAtgcattataaatattattttagagagatgatcaattttttttttaaaaaaaagagatatagaaaaaaaatgaaaattattgagAAAATAGACTATATTTGTTTCCCGAaattccaaactttcttgtatttgtttgtcattagaaaagttggtcaacggaaaacactttccagtcaaatgaaaatttagcttggtttttaaaaaaatgttttcctaaaaaatttaggCCGAAAACACTTTTTggaagttgtaaaaaatttagaaatgtcacaTTATATGctgtttatatcaaatttggtcctcaaacttttgattgttatatatattttgttttgaatatttatttttcaatttcatctcttaaaatttaatttttatattaactttggtcctcatttttataattgttatttgttttctcttattatttttttattgaaattttttatgtatcaaatttggtcctcattcttttgattattacttattttatttgaaataatttatgaaattttaattattattattttaatttcttcatctttcattttttttattttttagatttaatctctattattttgattattatttattttatttgagataatttatgaaattatttttttttcaatttcattctcattcaactttttaatttataagatttgttcctcattattttaataaacttgagaaaaataaaacattaataagttattttccagcttatttttcatgacataaccaaatactggaaagtgtttttcaatttattttttattacactgtcaaatatcagaaaataatttattttttaaaaatttacttttctataattcacttttcaaaaataaaatattttccagcAAATAATCGCTTCTCTTGATTCAGTTTCATTCGGGTACTGTGCATCTGATGCCGGAAAAAATAGATGTATGATTGATGGAATCACTATTTATGATTGTTTAGCAACTTTGAGCGATTCATAGGCGTTGACTATAAGTTCATGTACAGGAAGGAGTTCGGAGATGTTCTATTAAGCATTTTGTGCTTACGATTTTACACCtcctatttttcctttttcgaGTGATGTGATGGCATgtgatataattattatttttatttaaaatatattaaaatatttattttttaaaaaatatttttaatattaacatgttaaaatcataaaaatactataaaatattaatttaatgttttgttaaaaaaaagtttttttaaaaaaaaacataaaaacaaactcccaaacacactctaatttcaacaacaacaaaaaaatgttttttttacttccttCTGTTTAGTTGCACAATTTGGTTTTGATCTTATTTAGTTATTTGCACTAATTTCTAGACGTTGGGATCTGTATATTTTTGCGCAAGGGAGAcccttttaaatatttataaaataaaagttggaGTAATAACCCTGTTAATTTAAATGTAAGTGACATGTCATCAAATGACGAAACAAGTAATGGAAGGTGGATGGAAAtacttgattgaaaattttaaaaggaaggtatattcaatgaaaaaaaaattaaaattcatgtactcaattaaaaaaatctgtaGAATTGGTTTATTAATAGTGCAATTATTCCGAtttagaaaatacaataaacaaAATTCTGCTAGGAAAAAAGTTactatctaattttttattatatccaaatattatattattatatcaatattttttataatatttttttatatcatttttgctagtacatgtttttttctttatttttaatttattagtacaattaaataaatattgaatacaatttattatatgataataataaagatatacAAAACAATCTTAATTGTATTTTTGTTAGATAAATTAAGCATTATCTATCACATCCatatgataaatatatttaagataatatttgattattgttatggaataaaaaatataaagatgatgaaaataaaaaaaaacaagataaagaaaaagataaagatagaattttgtttgatagaattttgtttgataatggTCTGCAAGATaaagtaattgtttttaaatctaatttagtTATggtagataaaataaaatataatataataaaaaaatctattttatccttgatatatattattgtcCAACTTActtgtttaagaaaaataattaaatatttgtttactttattttttaaaatgttgaatttaataatattataataactatagttataaaattaagatttgttTGATAGATTGATTCGGAACAGGGTTGATCCAGGATCTAGATTGCTctaggtttaagaaaaaatagactcGGGATTGACTCAacttgacataataaaaaacCTCGGTCAACCCATGATAAAACATGGGTAAAAAAtccattgagatttttttaaattctttttggtCAAAACAATGGTGCTTCgcttatttattgtttttttaggttaacAAGATTGACCCTCCTGACACGTGACCTAAACCTTATCTTAGATCAACTTttaagttgagttttaaaactatgataatagcACTTGTATCCATACATTGACTCGAGTCAATTCATCTTAACCCTCTCAACTCGTGATCTGGGCCTTGCTTTTGTCGACTCttaagttgagttttaaaactatgataataaaatttttatctttatattccCGGGTCAAACCGGGTTGATCCTCACAATTCATGACTCGGACCTTGCCCTAAATTGACCTTccaattgagttttaaaattataataataatattttttatccatatGTTGCTCGGGTCAACCTAGGTTGACCCTCCTAACTCATGAATCGAGTCTTATCCCATGTCAACCCCTGACTCAGGTTTTGAGActatgataatatatttttttatgttaacctGTGTCAATGGTCAACCTCACTCGTGACATGGGCCTTGTCTCGGGTTGACctctaaattgagttttaaaattataataataatcatttttattcttacgtCGACTCGGGTTAACCGGGTCAACTTGACATGTGACCTAGACTTTACCCCAGAACGACCctgagttgagttttaaaactatgataataattatttttatccttacatgtcttagttagatattttttaattgaaagttttttacaataatattttataaataaaaaataataattattgtcTCTAGATATATGTCATCTCTATACCTCATGTTTTGGGAGCATAAAAATCtacatcaaaattaattcataaacatattttttttttatttttgtttctttaaccaaacattttttatatttactatcTCCGTcttttctgtaaaaaaaaaaaaagtaatcaagagttacatatatatatatatatatatataaggccTAAAGTTCTTAGGAGGAGTTTGATATAGCTTTTACttttaaatacttttcaaaaatgtttttgttttgaaaaaacattaaattgatttgtttaatgttttttaatggttttgatgtacttatataaaaaataaaataaaaattattttgatacattaaaaaaaaactagaaaggaGTGGTGAATTCACTATTCCATTAGACATATTTTACTGTGGAAGGGAATAGTGAATTTACCTCTTtaccctttttaaaaaaactttggttGGAGGTTGAGGACATAATTGTCTTTTCAATTAGGGAATTTCggcattttaaaattgattaaggatAAGCCAtgtatttactttaaatttgcatattaaattatcataaataccCTCAAGATTAATGCATTGTTTAGTGTCATTAAGAGGTAGATTTGtattttaacttataaaatgcacaataaaataatcaatttaaccTTGTATACTAGTTTGGCTGGCTAGGAGAGGTGTTTTcgtcttattctttttatttgcacAATAAAAATACCTCTTTGCccatgtgtttttattttttatgccttAGACCTGATTGTTTTTTGGATATTGTactattagttttttattgttactgGATGAAGTGAGGGTTAGttttgtcatttaaaaaaataaagggatttattttaaaaaaggttgGCGGTTGTCAACATGTCAGCTGCTTTGCTGTCTCTGGACAACATGCGCGGTTGattttggaaacaaaaaatttcattttgggGTGTCATTAAATTCATCTCGGTGTCTTCTCCAAGTCGGAGCTCCAGTTTGACTTAGGCAAccatttcttctcttcttctttttcccttatctcTCCCTCGATTCTTGCGCCTTACCTTGCAATTTTTCAAACCagccctttaatttttctttgtttttttattttatctctgatattttggttgatattttttttatttcaaataacttataaaaaataaaatttgtttcaatttcaatttcatttgatttttttacttctctttgttttttattttgtccctAATCTTTTGgttgatatttcttttattttgaaataactcgtgaaaattgaagttttttcagttttatcctcatttgttttttaaatttgtctgATTTagtcttgttattttaattattatttatgtcatatgagataatttttatagtGTAACTTTTTGACGATTTCACccttgattattgtttttcctatcaaattttatctttattcttttgattttttttttgctttgctaaattttttgttttgtatttttttatacttaattaCATCCTTTAACATCGAGTTGATTTGAACTTGAGCTTCTTGGCTaatctcattttaaaatttcctgGATTCTAGTGTGGAAAATTAAGTCAGGGTTGCGTTTTCTTTTTGTCATTCTCTTAAGCtagtggttttggtttttttttagtttattggaGATTAAgctctgtgtttttttattcgCTGTTtacatcttttgtttttttatctggttgAGTTATCTGGTGTCTTTTTATGTTTCATTCTttgttagatatattttatcggaatattttttttaataattaaacagaattgattgattgaatAGAAAAGAATACTCACTtcactgtgtttttttttatttgcttttacaAGACATTGCTCTAATGAACTATGTAACTTTTTTTCAATGTCATCTTGCAGCTCTTTATAGTAGAGTTTGAACCAACTCATAAAGCTTTTTTAGTTGTAAGTAATGTCCACAGTAGAGTGGCAATtgattttcaatgattttttttttgtccttacaTGTATAATATCaatgacttatttttttatttattattgccaagtgtttttttactgttgtttttgatttaaatcaaattaataatttaatcaattttatttgacATAGACAAGTTAATAACTTAAATatcaagctttttttaaaaaaaacattattgaccCGTGATGTAAGGGTGGATATTTAGAGCGtgttggcagtgtggttgcgggtgcttttcaaataatttttcttgccaaaatacatgccaatgatgtttttttattttttaaaaatcatttttgacatcagcacatcaaaacgatccaaaacatacaaaccatattaaattttaacaaaaaaaatttaaattttttggaaacGCAGCCgcaaccgcgttcccaaacgtagCCTTAGTCGAATTAATCTTCCATTCATGGTGGGATGAGCTATCTAACTATTTtatgaaaaggtaaaaaaaaggtaccaatgaaaatgaattttgttttattatttttattgtgataatattttttttactgtaaattTGTGTTTGTAATTAGTCACTAAcctttgtaatttttatccaagaagaagaaaagagttaataacaaaaaaaaaaaaaaacatgatgataaattaatttggatttaCGAAAGAAGTAGTcattagattattattattattattatctcttGGGTTAACACAATTCTCTAAACAGCTTACAAAGGCGGAAGCGATcggagaaaacacaaaaaagaagagaCAAGAGAAGAGAAAACTTACAACCGtagctgagagagagagagagaggcccGAGTGCTGGTCTGCTACAAAGATAAAGCAGAAAATCTCCAGTAAGAGAAGCGAATCGTTGATATTTCTATTGggttttgttttccttcttgcACAGCTGCTAGTCGGTTGTTATTATCTGCTTTGCTGCGCGGCTTTGTTTTCTTGCTGAAACTAGGTTTGCGAACTCACTCACTGTTTAATCTGTTATTAATCATCTCTATGTTCgattttctaattatttctcGAATCTTGGAAAGgggtatttttaggttttgtgatttttagtTCTATTCATGGTAATGGGTATCTGATTCCTGTCATGTTTTTCAAGATACCTAGGTTTAAGTACTAAGATTTACGTGCTGTTGGCTATTTAACGACATGGGTACTAAGAAGTTTGCTGCTTTGCTACTTCTGTGCTATGTAGTGCTTTGCTTTTTCCATGAAGATCTAATATAGGTGTTGTtgctattttgtttatttatataggtGGAGATAAGGGGTTTTGTTTAAAAAGTATATGTTTTGTTGAATCTAGTGGCTGGTGAGCAAATGGATTacgaagaagaggagaagatgCAATATCAGGGAAGTGGTGCCATTCCTGCGCTTGCAGAGGAAGAGATGGGAGAAGATGATGAGTATGACGATCTATACAATGATGTCAATGTTGGGGAGAATTTCTTGCAGATGCATGGTTCGGAAGCGCCAGCTCCACCTGCTACAGCGGGGAATGGAGGATTCCAAACTCGAAATGCTCATGAATCAAGAGTTGAAACTGGGGGTTCACAAGCACTTGCTATCACTGGGGGTGGGCCTGCAGTTGAAGGGATATATTCTAATTCTAAGGCTCATTTTCCAGAGCAGAAGCAGGTGGCAGTTGCTGTTGAAGCACAGGATGTAGGGCCTGTTGATGGATCTTCTGTTGCTCAGAAAGGGAGGGTTATAGAGATGAATGATGTTCAAGTGCGAAACATGGGatttcagaaatcaacaccaGTGCCCCCAGGTATCGGGGTTGATCCTTCTGATATGAGTAGAAAAAATGCTAACGAGCCTGAACCTTTGCCAATTACTGGCAGTGCAGGTCCTCGAGGTGCTCCACTGATGCAAGTTAATCAAATGCATATGAGTGCAGATGTTAATCGCCCTGTGGTTAATGAAAATCAGGTCCGGCCACCTATAGAGAATGGTTCTACCACGCTTTATGTTGGAGAATTACATTGGTGGACCACTGATGCAGAGCTTGAAAGTTTTGCATCTCAATTTGGAAGGGTCAAAGAGATTAAATTCTTTGATGAGAGGGCTAGTGGTAAGTCTAAAGGCTATTGCCAAGTTGACTTCTATGAAGCAGCTGCTGCAGCAGCATGCAAAGAGGGAATGAATGGTCATGTTTTCAATGGACGACCTTGTGTTGTGGCTTTTGCTTCTCCACAAACACTAAAGCAGATGGGGGCTTCTTACATGAACAAAACCCAGGGTCAGCCTCAGACTCAGTCTCAAGGAAGGGGGTCTATGAATGATGGTGCGGGAAGAGGTGGTAATGCGAACTTTCAAAGTGGAGATGGAGGAAGGAACTATGGAAGAGGTGCTTGGGGAAGGGGTGGGCAGGGAATTCTCAACCGAGGACCTGGGGGTGGACCAATGAGGGGAAGAGGTGCCATGGGTCCCAAAAACATGGCTGGGAATGTTGCCGGAGTTGGAAGCGGTGCCAATGGTGGAGGGTATGGACAAGGCCTTGCAGGTCCTGCATTTGGTGGGCCTGCCGGTGGAATGATGCCTCCCCAAGGTATGATGGGTGCTGGATTTGATCCACTATACATGGGACGAGGGGGTGGTTATGGGGGTTTTGCTGGTCCTGGTTTTCCTGGCATGCTTCCTTCATTTCCTGCTGTTAATTCAATGGGACTTGCTGGGGTGGCTCCACATGTCAACCCAGCTTTCTTTGCCCGAGGAATGGCACCTAATGGGATGGGAATGATGGTTTCCTCTGGAATGGAAGGACCGAATCCAGGAATGTGGTCTGACACAAGCATGGGAGGATGGGGAGAAGAGCATGGTAGAAGGACAAGGGAGTCAAGTTATGATGGCGATGAGGGTGCTTCTGAATATGGATTTGGAGAGGGGAACCATGAGAAGGGAGCTCGGTCAAGCGGTGCCTCTAGAGAAAAGGAACGGGGTTCTGAGCGTGACTGGTCGGGTAATTCTGATAGGCGTCACCGTGATGAGAGGGAACAAGACTGGGACAGGCCAGAAAGGGAGCACAGGTACAAGGAAGAGAAAGATAGTTACCGTGGCCATCGGCAAAGGGAGCGTGACTCGGGTTATGAGGATGATCGGGATAGAGGGCACTCTTCTTCAAGAGCTCGGAGCAGATCCCGTGCGGCTCCAGAAGAAGATTACAGGTCTCGAACAAGGGATGTAGACTATGGCAAGAGGAGACGCCTACCATCAGAGTGACAACACTATGCTATTCATCCTCCTAAGATGGTGCAGAGGGTGTCTTCTTGGGAGAGGAAGTAAGTTCTACTTGTTTGGATTGGGAGGGGAGAATAGCTAATCTCTTACTTCGTTACTGCATTACCTGAACTTTATTAGCTGAACACCTGAAACTTAGTATTTATGTGCTTTAAAACATTAATAGTAACTGTTTGTAGGATGGCTAATGTGGATATTCCTTGTGGGGTTGGACTAAAATATCCCACAGCTGAGCATCCCATTGGGTTTATGTCTTTCCTGAATCTTCTGTTTGAGTGCTTGTTGTCTTGATATGCATGAAACTTTCTTCTCTATGGGATTGTTTTAGATGATGGCTAGCATGCTGtctatcattttgatattttttttgttgcttatgTGAAAGCTTCAGGCTTTGCTAGATGTCTATAATAGTGCAAAGTTAAGAGTGCCATGATTCAGCACTATTCACTTCAAAGTTTTTGCTGGCGGATTTTTTATTCACAGTTAGTAGACATTACATCACTGCTTATTTTTTAAGCCTCTGGCCATGAATTTGGCATGATTTATGGGCCATCTTCTGTTTTTCAAGTAGCTAGATTATATCTCATGTTTTTCAAACTTGCTTGTGGTTATTCACTTCATTGCATCAATTCTTTTTCTAGTATTATTTTGTGTAGTGGTGTCATCATTGATGGTTGCTAGCATGGGCTTTGGAAAACATTTTACCTTTGATGTCGAATGTTGATCTCTGCACACTGCTAATTTACCTGCCTTAAGAAACAGCCCATCTGCATGGTCCTCTCATTACCTCTTTATTCTTTGTCCAGAACCTTTTTGTAGTATTTTTGAAGAGGAAAGAGGGTCAATGTTGAATCTATTCTTTTCAAGCTTATTGTATGCTGTCTCTTTAAGTTCAACAACTTAGGAAAAACAAGTCATGTGAATATTCGATGTTCTAGCTGTGGAAGATAGACCATTGGTAGTTACAAGCCTGTTGATGTTTGTTGCTCTCATTTTAGGTTCAATTTAGTAAGTAGTAACAGTAATGGTGTTTCTAcctattgctattttttttttgctcaacaCATATTGGGTAAGTGAATTACTAGCTTTTTCTTGGCATTTAAGTTTCAACTATAGGTTGTAATGGATTGCTATGATGGTCATTTTCAAGACTTAAATTTTGAGCTTAACATTTTTTTGTGTACATTTAGGGTTGCAAAACTTCTCATTTCGGTGTTCTTGGTTTTGATATGCTTTCAAGCCTTTCATTGAGGGTTCGATTGCATTGATTCATTCTGctgtttcttcttccttttagatactctttcattttttcttatttctcatTGAAGTTTCCATAAGAAAATTTTGGGTAGCAATGTAATGTAATGGAAGAAGGAAACAATAGCTATTTCCTTAATTACACATTCATTCTTCCATTGCGTTGCATTATGTTATCTCGCATTCAACCAAGCCTATCATAATTTCTTCAGTTTATGGTTACTGTTTCAAACTGTGACCGCATGCCGAATATTAAACTGCTCCTTAGGATAGTAGTTCTGCATATGGAAATATGTTTACCAATACAACAATTGTAATCCTGATCCCCATGTACCTCTTCTGGTTGAGGCTTATTTATCTCTGTTTTAATGtacttgatttgttttcatatttaCCTTTGTAGTTCTGATTTGTTCAACTTACAACTGTACGAAATTGGCAGATTTGGTTGTTTAATCTAAACACTACAATAGTGCATGAATAATTTTGTCTTTGTCTGTCATAGAAGTCTGACATAGGATAGGGCGGTGAAAAATTGGACTAGGGAACAGttgaatttgattgatttgCTTCAGAATATGCAATGCTCATTCTAATATATTTGGGTGGTAGAGGTAAATTCTATAGTGGTGTCTTTTGactcattaatttcttttaacatgCCTATTGACATAAGGGTTCTGCCTTTATCATCCATCCAGGGAGTGGACTGGGCAACTCTCTGTTTTCATGATTGATCAATTTGTGATGTCTGGGGAAGATGTGTTAGATTGAGCAGCTTCATTGGTTCCTTCCATAATGGTTTTCGACTGCAAAGTTTGCAAAAGAAGCCTTGATATTTTTGGCTCTCTTTCTTTCCTCAAGCATCATTTAGGAATCTTCAAATAATGCTCCCGCGATAATATGTTTAGAATGAGTTGTATTTGTGGAGCTGTAGAATATAGTATGGGATGTCTGTGACAAGTTTTGGGATGTGAGcatcatgtttatattttgtaaatcaCTAGACACCACTCCCTTCTGTAAATGAATATATGTATTAGGT is a window of Populus nigra chromosome 10, ddPopNigr1.1, whole genome shotgun sequence DNA encoding:
- the LOC133704733 gene encoding uncharacterized protein LOC133704733 isoform X1; this encodes MAGEQMDYEEEEKMQYQGSGAIPALAEEEMGEDDEYDDLYNDVNVGENFLQMHGSEAPAPPATAGNGGFQTRNAHESRVETGGSQALAITGGGPAVEGIYSNSKAHFPEQKQVAVAVEAQDVGPVDGSSVAQKGRVIEMNDVQVRNMGFQKSTPVPPGIGVDPSDMSRKNANEPEPLPITGSAGPRGAPLMQVNQMHMSADVNRPVVNENQVRPPIENGSTTLYVGELHWWTTDAELESFASQFGRVKEIKFFDERASGKSKGYCQVDFYEAAAAAACKEGMNGHVFNGRPCVVAFASPQTLKQMGASYMNKTQGQPQTQSQGRGSMNDGAGRGGNANFQSGDGGRNYGRGAWGRGGQGILNRGPGGGPMRGRGAMGPKNMAGNVAGVGSGANGGGYGQGLAGPAFGGPAGGMMPPQGMMGAGFDPLYMGRGGGYGGFAGPGFPGMLPSFPAVNSMGLAGVAPHVNPAFFARGMAPNGMGMMVSSGMEGPNPGMWSDTSMGGWGEEHGRRTRESSYDGDEGASEYGFGEGNHEKGARSSGASREKERGSERDWSGNSDRRHRDEREQDWDRPEREHRYKEEKDSYRGHRQRERDSGYEDDRDRGHSSSRARSRSRAAPEEDYRSRTRDVDYGKRRRLPSE
- the LOC133704733 gene encoding uncharacterized protein LOC133704733 isoform X2, which codes for MDYEEEEKMQYQGSGAIPALAEEEMGEDDEYDDLYNDVNVGENFLQMHGSEAPAPPATAGNGGFQTRNAHESRVETGGSQALAITGGGPAVEGIYSNSKAHFPEQKQVAVAVEAQDVGPVDGSSVAQKGRVIEMNDVQVRNMGFQKSTPVPPGIGVDPSDMSRKNANEPEPLPITGSAGPRGAPLMQVNQMHMSADVNRPVVNENQVRPPIENGSTTLYVGELHWWTTDAELESFASQFGRVKEIKFFDERASGKSKGYCQVDFYEAAAAAACKEGMNGHVFNGRPCVVAFASPQTLKQMGASYMNKTQGQPQTQSQGRGSMNDGAGRGGNANFQSGDGGRNYGRGAWGRGGQGILNRGPGGGPMRGRGAMGPKNMAGNVAGVGSGANGGGYGQGLAGPAFGGPAGGMMPPQGMMGAGFDPLYMGRGGGYGGFAGPGFPGMLPSFPAVNSMGLAGVAPHVNPAFFARGMAPNGMGMMVSSGMEGPNPGMWSDTSMGGWGEEHGRRTRESSYDGDEGASEYGFGEGNHEKGARSSGASREKERGSERDWSGNSDRRHRDEREQDWDRPEREHRYKEEKDSYRGHRQRERDSGYEDDRDRGHSSSRARSRSRAAPEEDYRSRTRDVDYGKRRRLPSE